The following coding sequences lie in one Candidatus Polarisedimenticolaceae bacterium genomic window:
- a CDS encoding methylated-DNA--[protein]-cysteine S-methyltransferase, translated as MSSSLHGRRITTRLCGLDLYVNDEGVLKAIEFVWSRRPAPPRSDHPALAVVEKQLQEFVKGERRTFDLPFEADGTEFQQAVWRRLVAIPYGERWTYGDVARALRKSGAARAVGLACAKNPIPLVIPCHRVVGSDGSLTGFGGGLVMKRTLLDLERGGRLL; from the coding sequence ATGTCTTCTTCCCTTCATGGACGGCGCATCACGACGCGGCTTTGCGGTCTCGACCTCTACGTGAACGACGAAGGCGTGCTGAAGGCGATCGAGTTCGTCTGGTCGCGCCGCCCCGCCCCGCCGCGCTCCGATCACCCCGCGCTCGCGGTCGTCGAGAAGCAGCTGCAGGAATTCGTGAAGGGGGAACGCAGGACCTTCGATCTTCCGTTCGAGGCCGACGGCACGGAGTTCCAGCAGGCGGTCTGGCGTCGTCTCGTCGCGATTCCTTACGGCGAGCGGTGGACCTACGGCGACGTCGCGCGCGCGTTGCGCAAGAGCGGCGCCGCGCGCGCGGTCGGCCTGGCCTGCGCGAAGAACCCGATCCCGCTCGTGATCCCGTGCCATCGCGTGGTCGGATCCGACGGCTCGCTCACCGGCTTCGGGGGAGGCCTGGTGATGAAGCGGACGCTGCTCGACCTCGAGCGGGGCGGAAGGTTGCTCTGA
- a CDS encoding tetratricopeptide repeat protein has product MRRTRVAFAALLLWGGFSFSHAGEPIPPAPAEVGPLLEEAVSMQEAGRHDEAIARYEEILKVNPGLPQALAGLAFSAYAKGDWQKTVSIAEQIVATGKDCPAGVYLVIGSAYGMMGLWDKAEEVLLLGQSVWPRDEALRFHRAINVFAQGRVSDAIDHLERCIRNSPYRPEYWRALGDAMSADGARGRAFAAYARSLSLDGNTERSREIAQQMWRMLFEARGTVETKPGDATEEAEAKGLSLVGNLRHDAAWRNRSDAEYFAFALDTMLKLVSALNAEGQRDLFWGPFAIAYFDDLRKAGHMEALAFDIRQAANDPEARAWRARNAEKLARYRTWSERWAVNWSTVAENETRR; this is encoded by the coding sequence ATGCGCCGCACCCGGGTCGCCTTCGCCGCTCTTCTCCTCTGGGGGGGCTTCTCCTTCTCGCATGCGGGGGAACCGATCCCGCCCGCGCCCGCCGAAGTCGGGCCGCTTCTCGAGGAGGCCGTCTCGATGCAGGAGGCGGGGCGCCACGACGAGGCGATCGCGCGTTACGAGGAGATCCTGAAGGTGAACCCCGGGTTGCCGCAGGCGCTCGCGGGGCTCGCCTTCTCCGCGTACGCGAAGGGCGACTGGCAGAAAACCGTCTCGATCGCCGAGCAGATCGTCGCCACCGGCAAGGACTGCCCCGCGGGGGTCTACCTCGTCATCGGTTCGGCCTACGGGATGATGGGGCTCTGGGACAAGGCCGAAGAGGTGCTCCTCCTCGGCCAGTCGGTGTGGCCGCGCGACGAGGCGCTCCGCTTCCACCGCGCGATCAACGTCTTCGCCCAGGGCCGCGTGAGCGACGCGATCGACCACCTCGAACGGTGCATCCGCAACTCGCCGTACCGCCCCGAGTACTGGCGCGCGCTCGGCGACGCGATGAGCGCCGACGGCGCGCGCGGCCGCGCCTTCGCCGCGTACGCGCGCTCGCTGTCGCTCGACGGGAACACCGAGCGTTCGCGGGAGATCGCCCAGCAGATGTGGCGGATGTTGTTCGAGGCGCGCGGGACGGTCGAGACGAAGCCGGGGGACGCGACCGAGGAGGCCGAGGCGAAGGGGTTGTCGCTCGTGGGGAACCTCCGCCACGACGCCGCCTGGCGCAACCGTTCCGACGCGGAGTATTTCGCTTTCGCCCTCGACACCATGCTCAAGCTGGTCTCCGCGCTCAACGCGGAAGGACAGCGCGACCTGTTCTGGGGACCGTTCGCGATCGCGTATTTCGACGACCTGCGCAAGGCGGGACACATGGAGGCGCTGGCGTTCGACATCCGCCAGGCGGCGAACGACCCCGAAGCGCGGGCGTGGCGCGCGCGCAACGCCGAGAAGCTCGCCCGGTACCGCACCTGGTCCGAGCGCTGGGCGGTGAACTGGTCGACGGTCGCCGAGAACGAAACGCGGCGTTAA